Proteins encoded by one window of Erythrobacter sp.:
- a CDS encoding acyl-CoA dehydrogenase C-terminal domain-containing protein, with product MQVYEAPIRDMRFVLEELHTDDGFGDLEGFEDFDADTTVAILEEANKLCRDVLLPINWPGDQEGCRIENGVVRTPKGFQEAYKHFCEGGWAGLGAKPEYGGQGAPHSVGKMVEEMTCSANLSFGLYPGLTNGAMVSLDAYGSEDQKAFYLPRMANGEWSGTMCLTEPHCGTDLGMLRTKAEPQEDGSFLISGNKIFISAGDHDLTENIVHLVLARLPDAPTGVKGISLFLVPKYLPNEDGSLGNHNNARPTAIEHKMGLKASATCQMTFEESKGWLVGQPHKGLEAMFAMMNTERVAVGIQGLGVGEIAYQSAVWYAKDRLQGRSLSGVKNPSGPADPIIVHPDVRRMLMTMRAYNEGCRALTAWVSRALDAEHAAKEPEARARAKDFVALMTPVVKALFTDLGHESAHLAVQVYGGHGYIQETGVEQFARDARIAMIYEGTNGIQALDLVGRKLPDRMGRNLRAFFHPVSQFLEDNAQDAQIGKLVGSLQQSFGALQLATGHIAQKGLSDPDEAAAAATDYLRLLGFVAMGYCFAKAAKVAHAKLAEGTGEEQFYKAKITTAQFFFNRLLPPATAQFMAIRSGKASMMDMPEEAF from the coding sequence ATGCAAGTCTATGAAGCCCCCATCCGCGACATGCGCTTTGTGCTGGAAGAACTGCACACCGACGACGGGTTCGGCGATCTCGAAGGGTTCGAGGATTTCGATGCCGACACCACGGTGGCGATCCTTGAAGAAGCCAACAAGCTGTGCCGTGACGTGCTGCTGCCGATCAACTGGCCCGGCGACCAGGAAGGCTGCCGAATCGAAAACGGCGTGGTCCGCACGCCCAAGGGTTTTCAGGAAGCCTACAAACACTTCTGCGAAGGCGGCTGGGCGGGCCTCGGCGCGAAGCCTGAGTACGGCGGCCAGGGCGCCCCGCATTCGGTGGGCAAGATGGTCGAGGAAATGACCTGCTCGGCGAACCTCTCGTTCGGACTCTATCCCGGTCTGACCAACGGGGCGATGGTCTCGCTCGACGCCTATGGCAGCGAGGACCAGAAGGCCTTTTATCTGCCCCGCATGGCGAACGGCGAATGGTCGGGCACCATGTGCCTGACCGAACCGCATTGCGGCACCGATCTGGGGATGCTGCGCACCAAGGCCGAGCCGCAGGAAGACGGCAGCTTCCTGATTTCGGGCAACAAGATCTTCATCAGCGCCGGCGACCACGACCTGACTGAGAACATCGTTCACCTCGTGCTCGCCCGCCTGCCCGATGCGCCGACCGGGGTGAAGGGGATCAGCCTGTTCCTGGTGCCCAAGTACCTGCCCAACGAAGACGGTTCGCTCGGCAATCACAACAATGCCCGTCCCACCGCGATCGAACACAAGATGGGCCTCAAGGCGTCCGCTACCTGCCAGATGACTTTCGAGGAATCGAAGGGCTGGCTGGTCGGCCAGCCGCACAAGGGGCTCGAAGCGATGTTCGCGATGATGAACACCGAGCGCGTTGCCGTGGGCATCCAGGGGCTTGGCGTGGGCGAGATCGCTTACCAGTCGGCCGTCTGGTACGCCAAGGACCGGCTGCAAGGCCGCTCGCTTTCGGGCGTCAAGAACCCCTCTGGCCCCGCCGATCCGATCATCGTCCACCCCGATGTGCGGCGGATGCTGATGACGATGCGCGCCTATAACGAAGGCTGCCGGGCACTCACCGCATGGGTCAGCCGCGCGCTCGATGCCGAACACGCGGCGAAGGAGCCCGAAGCACGGGCGCGGGCGAAGGATTTCGTCGCGCTGATGACTCCGGTGGTGAAGGCCCTGTTCACCGATCTCGGCCATGAAAGCGCGCATCTCGCGGTGCAGGTCTACGGTGGCCACGGCTACATCCAGGAAACCGGGGTGGAGCAGTTCGCCCGCGATGCCCGGATCGCAATGATCTACGAAGGCACCAACGGCATCCAGGCGCTCGATCTGGTCGGCCGCAAGCTGCCCGACCGGATGGGCCGCAACCTGCGCGCCTTCTTCCACCCGGTGTCGCAGTTCCTTGAGGACAATGCGCAGGACGCGCAGATCGGCAAGCTGGTCGGTTCGCTCCAGCAGAGCTTCGGCGCGCTGCAACTGGCGACGGGGCACATTGCCCAGAAGGGCCTGAGCGATCCCGATGAAGCGGCGGCAGCTGCGACCGATTACCTGCGCCTGCTCGGCTTCGTGGCGATGGGCTACTGCTTTGCCAAGGCGGCCAAGGTGGCTCATGCGAAGCTGGCCGAAGGCACCGGAGAAGAGCAGTTCTACAAGGCCAAGATCACCACAGCGCAGTTCTTCTTCAACCGGCTGCTGCCTCCCGCCACGGCACAATTCATGGCGATCCGCAGCGGCAAGGCGAGCATGATGGATATGCCGGAGGAAGCGTTTTGA
- a CDS encoding enoyl-CoA hydratase/isomerase family protein, whose product MADNTIKKVCVIGAGTMGAGIAAQVANAGVPVLLLDIVPKDGTNRNAIAEGAVAKMLKTDPAPFMGKRAAGLVETGNIEDHLGRVAECDWVVEAIIERLDIKQSLYAKLEEVRRPGTAVSSNTSTIPLAQLTDGRSDQFKQDFLITHFFNPPRYMRLIEIVAGPQSNPATVKMVSDFVDRQLGKSVVDAEDSPGFIANRIGTFWIQAAVNAAFDLGLSVEEADEIVGRPMGVPKTGVFGLVDLVGIDLMPHLMASLTSTLPKDDPYQAIARSEPLIEAMIADGYTGRKGKGGFYRMAKGADGSKVKEAKDLKSGEYRAAARPANVRGPAAKGDLKALISDKGKVGDYAWAVLGPTLSYAASIVPEATKTVVGVDDAMKLGYNWKAGPFEMIDAIGAAHLVERLQAAGLPVPAILQQVGDQTFYRIENGKRQYFGTDGQYHDVVRPEGVLLLEDIKRTTKPLLKNGSASLWDVGDGVVALEFTGKMNALDEQVMKLIQQAIGLVKSDYKALVVYNEGSNFSAGANLGLAMFALNIAAWSEVERLVKGGQDAYKALKYAPFPVVSAPFGMALGGGCEVCLNSDAIQAHAETYIGLVETGVGLIPGWGGCGEMLTRWLENPRQPKGPMPAVSKAFEIISTATVAKSAAEAKDLGFLRHKDGITMNRDRLLYDAKQRALAMVEGYTPPEKPEYRLPGPSGAAALKLAVDSFRKQGLATPHDETVAGELAHILTGGHTDMMDVTTEAQLLKLEVESFMRLVRNPKSQARVEQMLETGKPLRN is encoded by the coding sequence ATGGCTGACAATACGATCAAGAAGGTCTGCGTGATCGGCGCAGGCACGATGGGTGCGGGGATCGCTGCGCAAGTCGCCAATGCCGGCGTGCCGGTGCTGCTGCTCGACATCGTCCCCAAGGACGGCACCAACCGCAATGCCATTGCCGAAGGCGCAGTGGCAAAGATGCTCAAGACCGACCCTGCCCCCTTCATGGGCAAGCGCGCGGCCGGGCTGGTCGAAACTGGCAATATCGAGGATCACCTTGGCCGGGTCGCCGAGTGTGACTGGGTGGTCGAGGCGATCATCGAACGGCTCGACATCAAGCAGAGCCTCTATGCCAAACTCGAGGAAGTGCGCCGTCCAGGTACGGCGGTGTCGTCCAACACCTCCACCATCCCGCTGGCGCAACTGACCGACGGCCGTTCGGACCAGTTCAAGCAGGATTTCCTCATCACCCACTTCTTCAATCCGCCGCGCTACATGCGGCTGATCGAAATTGTTGCGGGGCCGCAGAGCAATCCGGCCACGGTGAAAATGGTCTCCGATTTCGTCGATCGCCAGCTCGGCAAGAGCGTGGTCGATGCCGAGGATTCGCCCGGCTTCATCGCCAATCGCATCGGCACCTTCTGGATTCAGGCCGCGGTCAACGCGGCTTTCGATCTGGGGCTGAGCGTGGAAGAGGCGGACGAGATTGTCGGTCGCCCGATGGGCGTGCCCAAGACCGGCGTGTTCGGCCTTGTCGATCTGGTCGGCATCGATCTGATGCCGCACCTGATGGCCAGCCTCACCAGCACCCTGCCGAAGGACGATCCCTACCAGGCGATTGCCCGTTCGGAACCGCTGATCGAAGCGATGATTGCAGACGGCTACACCGGGCGCAAAGGCAAGGGCGGCTTCTACCGCATGGCCAAGGGCGCCGACGGTTCGAAGGTGAAAGAGGCCAAGGACCTCAAGAGCGGCGAATATCGTGCCGCCGCCCGCCCCGCTAATGTTCGCGGACCCGCTGCCAAGGGTGACCTGAAGGCGCTGATTTCGGACAAGGGCAAGGTCGGCGATTACGCCTGGGCCGTGCTTGGCCCGACGCTCTCCTACGCGGCCTCCATCGTTCCCGAAGCGACCAAGACCGTGGTCGGCGTCGACGATGCGATGAAGCTGGGCTACAACTGGAAGGCCGGTCCGTTCGAGATGATCGACGCTATCGGCGCCGCACATCTGGTTGAACGTTTGCAGGCTGCGGGCCTGCCGGTTCCGGCGATATTGCAACAGGTTGGCGACCAGACCTTCTACCGCATCGAGAACGGCAAGCGGCAGTATTTTGGCACCGACGGCCAGTACCACGATGTCGTGCGCCCCGAAGGCGTGTTGCTGCTCGAGGATATCAAGCGCACGACCAAGCCGCTGCTCAAGAACGGCTCGGCTTCGCTGTGGGATGTGGGCGATGGCGTCGTCGCGCTCGAATTCACCGGCAAGATGAACGCGCTGGACGAGCAGGTGATGAAGCTGATCCAGCAGGCCATCGGTCTGGTGAAAAGCGATTACAAGGCGCTGGTGGTCTACAACGAAGGCTCCAATTTCTCTGCCGGGGCAAACCTCGGCCTTGCCATGTTCGCGCTCAACATCGCTGCCTGGAGCGAAGTCGAACGCTTGGTGAAGGGCGGACAGGATGCCTACAAGGCGTTGAAATATGCGCCCTTCCCCGTCGTCTCGGCTCCGTTTGGGATGGCGCTGGGCGGCGGCTGCGAGGTGTGCCTCAATTCCGATGCGATCCAAGCCCATGCCGAAACCTATATCGGGTTGGTCGAGACCGGCGTGGGGCTGATCCCCGGCTGGGGCGGCTGCGGCGAAATGCTCACCCGCTGGCTGGAGAACCCGCGCCAGCCCAAGGGTCCGATGCCTGCCGTCTCCAAGGCGTTCGAGATCATTTCCACCGCCACGGTCGCCAAATCGGCGGCGGAAGCGAAGGATCTGGGCTTCCTACGTCATAAGGACGGGATCACGATGAACCGCGATCGCCTGCTCTACGATGCCAAGCAGCGCGCGCTGGCGATGGTGGAAGGTTACACTCCGCCCGAAAAGCCCGAATACCGCCTGCCCGGCCCGAGCGGTGCGGCCGCGCTCAAGCTGGCAGTCGATTCGTTCCGCAAGCAGGGCCTGGCAACCCCGCACGATGAAACGGTGGCGGGCGAGCTTGCCCATATCCTGACGGGCGGCCACACCGACATGATGGACGTGACCACCGAGGCGCAATTGCTCAAACTCGAAGTCGAGTCTTTCATGCGCCTCGTCCGCAACCCGAAATCACAGGCCCGGGTCGAGCAGATGCTCGAAACCGGCAAGCCGCTCCGAAACTGA
- a CDS encoding thiolase family protein — MTDVVIAGYVRSPFHPAYRGALAKVRPDDLAANTIRGLIERTGVKADDIEDIVMGCAFPEGEQGFNIARLVGLLADLPLSVGGITMNRFCGSSMSAIHYAAGQIAMGAGDVFICAGVEGMSRVPMTGFNPMPNPALAKKSAAYLGMGDTAENVAKKYSLSRADQEAFAVASQQKTGAAMAKGSFADEIVPYTLPDGTVIDSDGTPRPETTAEGLAGLKLAFDQEGTVTAGTSSPLTDGATAVLVCSADYAAANGLKVMAKIRSMAISGCAPEIMGIGPVEASRKALARAGLTMDDIDIVELNEAFASQSLACIADLGIPLEKINLDGGAIAIGHPLGATGARIVGKAASLLQREGKTYSLSTQCIGGGQGIATILEAA; from the coding sequence ATGACTGATGTCGTCATCGCCGGATACGTCCGCTCCCCCTTCCACCCCGCCTATCGCGGCGCCCTCGCGAAGGTCCGCCCGGATGATCTCGCCGCCAACACGATTCGCGGGCTGATCGAACGCACTGGCGTGAAGGCTGACGATATCGAGGACATCGTGATGGGCTGTGCCTTCCCCGAAGGCGAACAGGGCTTCAACATCGCCCGCCTGGTCGGCCTGCTCGCCGATCTGCCCTTGAGCGTTGGCGGCATCACGATGAACCGCTTCTGCGGCTCGTCGATGAGCGCGATCCACTATGCCGCCGGGCAGATCGCAATGGGCGCGGGCGACGTGTTCATATGCGCCGGTGTCGAAGGCATGAGCCGCGTGCCGATGACCGGGTTCAACCCCATGCCCAATCCCGCGCTCGCCAAGAAGAGCGCCGCCTATCTCGGAATGGGTGACACGGCGGAAAACGTGGCGAAGAAGTATTCGCTCAGCCGCGCCGATCAGGAGGCCTTCGCGGTCGCCAGCCAGCAGAAGACCGGAGCAGCGATGGCCAAGGGTTCCTTTGCCGATGAAATCGTGCCCTACACCCTTCCCGATGGAACGGTGATCGACAGCGACGGCACCCCGCGCCCTGAAACCACAGCCGAAGGGCTTGCAGGCCTGAAGCTGGCCTTCGACCAGGAAGGCACTGTCACCGCCGGAACCTCCTCCCCGCTCACCGACGGCGCGACCGCGGTGCTGGTGTGCAGCGCCGACTATGCTGCGGCCAACGGCCTCAAGGTGATGGCGAAAATCAGGAGCATGGCGATTTCCGGCTGCGCACCCGAAATCATGGGCATCGGTCCGGTCGAAGCCAGCCGCAAGGCACTCGCTCGCGCGGGGCTGACGATGGACGATATCGACATTGTCGAACTGAACGAAGCCTTCGCCAGCCAGTCGCTCGCCTGCATTGCCGATCTCGGCATTCCGCTCGAGAAGATCAATCTGGATGGCGGCGCGATTGCCATCGGCCACCCCCTTGGCGCCACCGGCGCTCGGATCGTCGGCAAGGCCGCCAGCCTGCTCCAGCGTGAGGGCAAGACATATTCGCTCTCCACCCAGTGCATCGGCGGCGGACAGGGCATCGCCACCATTCTGGAGGCCGCATGA
- a CDS encoding long-chain fatty acid--CoA ligase, which produces MPAVDAPSHPLDTSRILDAQGNLRPRLLTELLDHAVAKFPQRVCVDFLGREWTYAHIGELVDRIATGLQAEGLGQGDRFGLCLPNTPYSVILYFAVLRAGATVVNINPLYSESEVEFLVTDSGAKMVAVPDLELLHGKVAVAWGKADEAGKVSLEKILLCPMADVLPFWKGVGLRTLKRSALAKRRAGVGYLDYRALAAHPAAPKKVEQHPDDVAVLQYTGGTTGRPKGAMLTHANLAANSAQMMLHVGEERDMQERTLGVLPLFHVFALTCVLNFGVDTAAELVLLPRFEMDEVLKTIRRKPPTQIFGVPTIYNALGSLPDDKVPDLSAVRTSISGGAPLPLEIRQQYEKRTGSPVSEGYGLTEASPIITSNPLLGRQPVKDNSAGPAFPHTIIEIRNPETGECCVGVGEKGEICARGPQVMKGYWNQPEATAATFVDGALKTGDIGYLDKDGYLFIVDRIKDLILCSGYNVYPRVIEDAAYEHPAVKEAVAIGIPDDYRGEAPKLFIALHPGEDLDAATLHAFLKMRLSPIEMPDAYEFRDELPKTLVGKLEKKALVAEERAKAEASRAEEAGGASA; this is translated from the coding sequence ATGCCTGCCGTCGATGCGCCCTCGCACCCGCTCGATACCAGCCGCATCCTCGATGCGCAGGGCAATCTGCGCCCACGCCTGCTGACCGAACTGCTCGACCATGCGGTGGCAAAGTTTCCGCAGCGGGTCTGCGTCGATTTTCTCGGGCGCGAGTGGACCTACGCCCATATCGGCGAACTGGTTGATCGGATCGCGACCGGATTGCAGGCAGAAGGGCTGGGGCAGGGGGACCGATTCGGCCTGTGCCTGCCCAACACCCCCTATTCGGTCATCCTCTATTTCGCGGTGCTGCGCGCCGGTGCCACCGTCGTGAATATCAACCCGCTCTATTCGGAAAGCGAGGTGGAGTTCCTCGTCACCGATTCGGGGGCGAAGATGGTGGCGGTGCCCGATCTGGAATTGCTGCACGGCAAGGTGGCAGTGGCCTGGGGCAAGGCGGATGAAGCGGGTAAGGTTTCGCTCGAAAAGATCTTGCTCTGCCCGATGGCCGATGTGCTGCCGTTCTGGAAAGGCGTCGGCCTGCGAACACTGAAGCGGTCGGCGCTCGCAAAGCGGCGCGCGGGTGTGGGCTACCTCGATTACCGTGCGCTGGCCGCGCATCCCGCCGCTCCGAAAAAGGTGGAGCAGCATCCGGACGATGTGGCGGTGCTGCAATATACCGGCGGCACCACCGGGCGGCCCAAGGGGGCGATGCTCACCCACGCCAATCTGGCCGCCAATTCGGCGCAGATGATGCTGCACGTGGGCGAAGAGCGCGACATGCAGGAGCGCACCCTTGGCGTGCTGCCGCTGTTCCACGTCTTCGCGCTTACCTGCGTGCTCAATTTCGGCGTCGATACCGCCGCCGAACTGGTGCTGCTGCCGCGTTTCGAAATGGACGAAGTGCTGAAAACGATCCGCCGCAAGCCGCCGACGCAGATTTTCGGGGTGCCGACGATCTACAATGCTCTCGGCTCGCTGCCCGACGACAAGGTGCCCGATCTCTCCGCCGTGCGCACCAGCATATCCGGCGGCGCGCCGCTGCCGCTGGAGATTCGCCAGCAATACGAAAAGCGCACCGGATCGCCGGTGTCGGAGGGCTACGGCCTCACCGAAGCCTCGCCAATCATCACCAGCAATCCGCTGCTCGGCCGCCAGCCGGTGAAGGACAATTCAGCCGGCCCAGCCTTCCCGCACACCATTATCGAAATCCGCAATCCCGAAACCGGCGAATGCTGCGTGGGCGTGGGCGAGAAGGGCGAGATCTGCGCGCGCGGGCCGCAGGTAATGAAGGGTTACTGGAACCAGCCGGAGGCAACCGCTGCAACTTTCGTCGATGGTGCGCTGAAAACGGGCGACATCGGCTATCTCGACAAGGACGGTTACCTGTTCATTGTCGATCGGATCAAGGACCTGATCCTGTGTTCGGGCTACAACGTCTATCCGCGCGTGATCGAGGACGCGGCCTATGAGCATCCGGCGGTGAAGGAAGCCGTCGCGATCGGCATTCCCGACGATTACCGGGGCGAGGCACCCAAGCTGTTCATTGCCCTGCACCCGGGCGAGGACCTCGACGCGGCGACGCTGCACGCTTTCCTCAAGATGCGGCTCAGTCCCATTGAAATGCCCGACGCCTACGAATTTCGCGACGAATTGCCCAAGACGCTGGTGGGCAAGCTGGAAAAGAAGGCGCTGGTTGCAGAGGAACGAGCCAAGGCTGAGGCCAGCAGGGCCGAGGAAGCGGGGGGGGCAAGCGCATGA
- a CDS encoding MerR family DNA-binding transcriptional regulator → MSNVDISPLGTGSPLADNGDESLKSIAEAAEELGVTQRTLRFYEDKGLIAPQRVGTMRVYSRREMGRMMLILRGKRLGFSIREIGEFLSLYDTDQQQLGQMRHLVGRVTDRLGELRQQREAIEQTIGELETIEAQANAHIARLAG, encoded by the coding sequence ATGAGCAATGTCGACATCAGCCCGCTGGGCACCGGGTCGCCCCTCGCGGACAACGGCGACGAGAGCCTGAAAAGCATCGCCGAAGCCGCCGAGGAACTGGGCGTGACCCAGCGCACCCTGCGTTTCTACGAAGACAAGGGCCTGATCGCGCCGCAGCGGGTGGGCACAATGCGCGTCTATTCGCGGCGCGAAATGGGCCGGATGATGCTGATCCTGCGCGGCAAGCGGCTGGGCTTCTCGATTCGCGAGATCGGCGAATTCCTCTCGCTCTACGATACCGACCAGCAGCAGCTGGGGCAGATGCGCCACTTGGTGGGGCGAGTGACCGACCGGCTGGGCGAACTGCGGCAGCAGCGCGAGGCGATCGAGCAGACCATCGGCGAGCTGGAAACGATCGAGGCCCAGGCCAACGCGCATATCGCGCGGCTGGCGGGTTGA
- a CDS encoding response regulator, whose amino-acid sequence MIRILLAEDDTAMRTYLKRALEKAGYSVMAVGSGTDALPLLRTEIYDLLLSDIVMPGIDGIELAQHCAELSPTTKVMFITGFAAVSLRASHDAPKAKMLSKPFHLKDLVMEVERMFEDVAFATL is encoded by the coding sequence ATGATCCGGATCCTGCTGGCCGAAGACGACACGGCGATGCGCACCTACCTGAAGCGCGCGCTGGAAAAGGCCGGCTACTCCGTGATGGCCGTGGGTTCGGGGACCGATGCCCTGCCGCTGCTGCGCACCGAAATCTACGACCTGCTGCTGTCCGATATCGTGATGCCGGGGATCGACGGGATCGAGCTGGCGCAGCATTGCGCCGAATTGAGCCCGACGACGAAGGTGATGTTCATCACCGGATTCGCCGCCGTTTCGCTGCGCGCCAGCCACGATGCGCCCAAGGCGAAGATGCTCTCCAAGCCGTTCCACCTGAAAGACCTGGTAATGGAAGTGGAGCGGATGTTCGAAGACGTGGCCTTCGCCACGCTCTGA
- a CDS encoding N-formylglutamate amidohydrolase has translation MTAIETARSDSPERGGGLIPGSEGLAAFSLIRRRAMAIPVLIAVPHAGREYPPALLRRLRHPDDAPHRLEDRLVDLVGHAVARDTGAALLVAHAPRAMIDLNRSPDDVDWEMVAGGGSKIRSRLAVGRRARGGLGLVPRRLPGLGELWIAPLPRAELSERIETIHQPYHTILSQTLETMRDRWGAALLVDLHSMPPLGPKTGDDPAVDYVIGDRFGGSCDNRLVLAGFDHLEKSGARAAHNQPYAGGYVLDRHGAPGRGISALQLEVCRTAYLDRDMRHPGPGLDDVVQTVTGLVRRFADELAGSATGLAEAAE, from the coding sequence ATGACAGCGATCGAGACAGCGCGCAGCGATTCGCCCGAACGCGGAGGGGGACTGATCCCCGGGAGCGAAGGCCTGGCCGCTTTCTCGCTGATCCGTCGCCGCGCAATGGCGATTCCGGTCCTTATCGCTGTGCCTCACGCCGGGCGCGAATATCCTCCCGCATTGCTGCGCCGCCTGCGCCATCCCGACGATGCGCCGCACCGGCTCGAAGACCGGCTGGTCGATCTGGTCGGCCATGCGGTGGCGCGGGATACCGGGGCGGCGCTGCTGGTGGCCCATGCCCCGCGGGCGATGATCGATCTCAATCGCTCGCCCGACGATGTCGACTGGGAGATGGTCGCCGGTGGCGGCAGCAAGATTCGCTCGCGGCTGGCCGTGGGCAGGCGCGCGCGGGGCGGGCTGGGGCTGGTACCACGGCGGTTGCCGGGGCTAGGCGAGCTTTGGATTGCGCCTCTTCCTCGCGCCGAGCTGAGCGAGCGGATCGAGACGATCCACCAGCCCTATCACACCATTCTCTCGCAAACGCTGGAAACCATGCGCGACCGCTGGGGTGCGGCGCTGCTGGTCGACTTGCACTCGATGCCGCCGCTGGGTCCGAAGACGGGCGACGATCCGGCGGTGGACTACGTGATAGGTGATCGCTTTGGCGGGTCTTGCGACAACCGGCTGGTGCTGGCCGGGTTCGATCATCTCGAAAAGAGCGGCGCCCGCGCTGCGCATAACCAGCCCTATGCCGGTGGCTATGTGCTCGATCGACATGGCGCACCGGGGCGCGGGATCAGCGCGCTGCAACTGGAAGTGTGCCGCACCGCCTATCTCGACCGCGACATGCGCCATCCCGGACCGGGACTTGACGACGTAGTGCAGACGGTAACCGGACTCGTGCGTCGCTTCGCCGATGAATTGGCCGGTTCTGCAACCGGGCTGGCCGAGGCTGCTGAATAA
- a CDS encoding SapC family protein: MASAPNSSLPVLYKSLVPLNSNDHASWKGRTTDKAPWVAGQHAIPLTVEEFPVAQRDYPIVFSAGDRPVPLALMGLNEGVNVFFSDDGTPVGTPYVPAYVRRYPFLLARLQKDSDNLSLCFDPSSDLVGEFDEGQALFTEDKQPSEHTQSLLQFCEKFEEAGNRTQLFMDELQKHDLLMDGEIAIQRRDKPDQPFTYRGFRMVNQEKLRELRGDQLRTWNQNGLLPLIFAHLFSLDLMRTIFARQAEQGKGPLAAELANGAAAIPPAK; the protein is encoded by the coding sequence ATGGCCAGCGCGCCCAATTCCAGCCTGCCCGTTCTTTACAAGAGCCTCGTGCCGCTCAACAGCAACGATCACGCCAGCTGGAAGGGCCGCACCACCGACAAGGCGCCGTGGGTTGCCGGCCAGCACGCCATTCCGCTGACGGTGGAGGAATTCCCCGTTGCCCAGCGCGACTATCCGATCGTATTTTCCGCCGGGGATCGCCCGGTGCCGCTGGCGCTGATGGGCCTCAACGAAGGCGTCAACGTGTTCTTCAGCGATGATGGCACGCCCGTTGGCACGCCCTATGTGCCCGCCTATGTCCGGCGCTACCCCTTCCTGCTGGCGCGCTTGCAGAAGGATTCGGACAATCTTTCGCTATGCTTCGATCCGTCGAGCGACCTGGTGGGCGAATTCGACGAAGGCCAGGCGCTGTTCACCGAAGACAAGCAACCCAGCGAACACACCCAGAGCCTGCTGCAATTCTGCGAGAAGTTCGAGGAAGCGGGCAACCGCACCCAGCTGTTCATGGACGAACTGCAGAAGCACGACCTGCTGATGGACGGGGAAATCGCCATCCAGCGTCGCGACAAGCCGGACCAGCCCTTCACCTATCGCGGCTTCCGCATGGTGAACCAGGAAAAGCTGCGCGAATTGCGCGGTGACCAGTTGCGCACGTGGAACCAGAACGGCCTGCTGCCGCTGATCTTCGCGCACCTGTTCTCGCTCGATCTGATGCGGACGATTTTCGCCCGCCAGGCCGAACAGGGCAAGGGCCCTCTGGCGGCTGAACTTGCCAACGGCGCAGCGGCGATCCCGCCTGCCAAGTAA